The genome window CATCCCAAAAGACACTTTCCAACGCCTTCTTCACTCCAACCTCCAATATCGGTCTCGAAGGCTGCTTCCCCGTCCTGTCCAAAAACCTGAGATACTCATCAAGAATAAGATACGACTTCGCCATCAAACTATTCGGCTCCGGCACCAACGACGGCTGACCCCTGTGTCTCTCACAAaacccctcaaactccccatCCGAAATAGTAAACTTGTGCCCATTCCTCAGCGTCTCCTCCGTGTCATTCTCCCCCGCCACAATCAACACCTGAAAGCACTTCCACCGAAAAGGCTTCAGCTCGCCAATCCGCTCATTCATATCCTCCATGTAATTCAACCGGTTAACAACGGTATTAATCTTGAACAAAACCCCATACTTCTCACACCACCTGGCAATCTCACACAGCTTCTTCACCTGGGTTCCTGTCCCACGCCCAATCTGGATATTGGTCGCCTCGTCAAACGAGTCGCAACTGACAGCGAGGATGTCAAGGTTTTTGCCGTGCTTGCGGAGGAAGTCCTCCCTGATTAGGCTACCATTGGTGACGATGGAGACTGACTCGAGTTTGAGGTCTTGTTTGCAAAAGTCGATCATTTCGCCGAGGAACTTGGGGTAGAGGAAGGGCTCGCCGCCGGCAAAGTTGAGCTTTCTCATGCCGGCGTTGGCGAGGAGACGGAGACCTTCTTTGGCGCGGTTGGGGTCTTCGATGTAGCTTGTGCTTGCGGTGTGGAAGCAGAAGCCGCAGGTGTAGTTGCAGCGGCGGGTGAAGTGGTAGTTGACCGAGACGGGGATTTGGCCGCGGTTACGACGGGTGTGGAGATGGTGCAGAGAtatgaagatgatggtgaagagggcTAGTAGCCACATTATGGTTCCCATATTgggtgtgttgttgggtcAAAGGCTTGTGTTGTTATGATTTCGCTTTGGGGACAGAAGAATGAAGAGTGAGGGATGAGATGCCAAATGAATGACTTAAGAGGGCATACAGTAGGCCTCACACGTGCCCCCAATTCTTCAGTGACGAGAAAAGGTGTGGGCTATGAGGGGCTCATAGAAAGCTGAGGCGAACACTGTAGGCCTCGCCCAGTCATCAAGCGGGGAGTCTACAACCTCTTTGACTCATGCGGATCCTTGCATGTGGCTTGCAAAGTTCTGCTTAAGAAGCAAACAATTCATCGAGGACTCAGCAGTCACCCTGTTATTAGGTGGACAGATTCTAAGCTCATCTTTTGGTCTCTTTCTCTTGCCTTTGAGACACTACCATAGGAGAATGAAACATCAACAACTCAGCAATGGTGCCAGAAGCCCGTAGAACTCGCGACCTGATCTTTGTCATCGGTAAAGCCATCATAGTATCACTACCCCAACATTTCATTCTTGGCTGACCGCTTCTCAGGTGCTCCCGGAGCGGGAAAGGGTACCCTCTGCAAAATGCTGGCGGAAGCTAACAACGTcgaccacctctccctcggaGACCTTTTACGGCAAACCGTGTCATCACCCAACGCAGACCAATTAATCGCCGGGTGCATCCACCGTGGAGAGCTCCTACCAACACATATACTCCACGAACTTTTGTATCACCGCGTGGCCCAACCTGTATCCTCTACCGCTGCTCGACCCCTCCTGCTGGATGGTTTTCCCCGGCGGTTGGACCAGGCTAGAGAATTTGAAGCAGTGGCAAGTACCCGAACTGGCGCACTTTACTCATTATTTCGGGAGCTGGCGGCTGAGTCTGTTAACTGACACCTCGCAGTTTGGACCCCCAAAGCTCATTCTATTCTTTGACTGTCCCGAAGATCTCGCGAGAGAAAGGGTTGTCACGAGAAAATTAGGTCGAATTGGCGACACAGTTGAGATGTTCGACAAGCGGTATTCCGAGTTTCGCGAGTCAAACCCGCCAATCGTGAGCCATTACGCGAGACCCGAGGGCAGGCTAATCACAGTATGTCGTAAAGAATACCGTCTTTTGAGAGTGTCACTAAGATGAATAGATCGACACCAGTGGCGCAACAGAAGAATCATATCAGAAGCTGCAGGCTGCTCTGGGTAGCAGTGAGGAATGGGCAGCTCTGACTTCCGAAGCCCCGAAGTTCCCCGTCGAATGGTTACGAGAAATGACAGACGATCAGGCCCACAGTTAGTGCAAGTCAAAACAGAGCTGAGAAATTATAGAGAAGCAGGCCTTTGGTATAGTTGGTGTACAGTGCTGCCGACGGATGGTGATAATGGTGATTATGATCTCTTCTGCCCCATCATCTCAAAATAAGCCGTCAACTTCCCCACCGGCCTCCCCTTCCTAAACGCCCACCCATACCTCCTCATAAACTCTCCAATCCTCtcatccatcctctccatctcccccatcttctcctcctcactcgcCTCCCCATCCAGCACCCTCTGCAGCTccacctcgccaacctcgtGTCCAAAATCCATATTATCCCTCACAATCCTGAACTCCTCATCCGCGATCCACGTCTCACGGGTGGTAACAAAATCCGCCATGATGCCCAGCCCAAAATCCTCTTTTTCATGAGCTTGAATCCCCGTGATATTCTCGACACAAGCCGCAATGTCGCTCACCCTGTTGAGCTCCTCAAACCGCGAGTTGGTAAAGTCACCGCCTTTTCGAATCTTGGCTTCCCATATCCCGTTGCGGCGGCGGATCCAggcgccggaggaggagaggaggttaGACTTGTCGTAGTAGGTGTCGCGGAttgtttggagggggagtgagCGGAGGGATTGGAAGGGTGGGATGCCGCCGTTTTGGGTAAGGTggcgggcggcgagggagtgGAATTTGCGTTCGACTTCTAGGATGCAGGGGGAGAGGACTTTCTGGAGGGGTGGCCGGATAGCCATTGGTAGGTGGGTGTGTTGGTTTCTGTGTGCATTCGGTTTGAGTGAGAAGTCGAGAGGATTAAAGGACACTGAGAAAAGTGTGAGCAAATGTGGTGAATGCAATGAGGCCTACAGTCGGAAGTTCTCACTTAAAACCTGTGTGTAACCAACAACTTTTGGTGGGGCAAGAGTGAATGGGAGcaagtgagtgagtgagcaGCGAGTGGCCTGTGCTTGCAAACAGATTTGACAACGATTTGTAAACATCGCAAAATTACCATCTATGATACATCCAAAATTCCGATCACCCGTCCCCGGTTTCACACACCTCAGAATAACAAACCTTACAGAGAAACAACCAACTTGGTCCCACTaacaccccccctcaactTCTCCAACCCTGCCCCAataacccccaaccccttaCCCACAACCTCAATCTCCAACGGCATCTTAAACCGTCCCGATTCAACCAAATCCACCAATTTCGTCATCGCCGCCCCGCCCCCATCAGTCTGGAACGCCATCCGGCCAAACACCGTCGCGGCCTTGACCCCCTCCGACAcctccaacttctcccccGTCATAACATGACTATACAGCTTCGGCCCATCCTCTCTAAACGCCCCAAAGATCTCCTTGTTCCCTGCCATCGCCCCAGCAACAGTATCAATCATTGcgtcaacccccttcccattaGGCGAGGCGTCACGAACCGCCTTGGCGATTTGATCGGGCTTCATGTTGCGGTCGACGCAGGTTGTCgcgccgagggaggtgacTTTCTGGTTGTGGGCGCGGGAGTTGGTTGTGATGATTACCaggtgggggagggcgtCACGCAGGAGTTGGACAGCGGAGGCGCCCACGCCGGAAGAGCcaccgatgacgaggaccgAGGTcaaaagggggggtttgatctggggttgggtggcACCTGGGGTCATCGGACTGGTGAGgtcgtcgaggttggggatCCTCTCGTTGGGGAGCTCCctgaggtgggggagggggacgcCGAGGcctttgatgatggaggctACGGCTGTGAGGTAACAGATTCTGGGGGAAGCAAGATTAGCAAGAGATACAGTGTGGAGCGAAAGGGGGTTGCTCACGGAACAGAAGCAGCCTGCTCAAAAGTCCAAGCTGTGGGCTTGCGGCAGGCGTAGTTGGCCGGGACGGTCGTTACATCCTGGAAAGCGCCGGCACGGCCACCATGGCCAGCCAAGCTCATGACCGCATCACCGGCCTTGAACCCCTGAACATTCttaccaacaacctccaccacaccAGCTGTGTCGATGCCGAAGATCTCGGGCCAAGAATCGACCATCATCCCATGGTGAAGATTCTTCCAGTCGAGGGGGTTCAGACCAACAGCACGGTTCCGGATGCAAATCTCGTTCGGCCCAGGAACTGGGTAAGGTGCGTTGATCAGCTGGAACGGACCGCCTTGTCTGGCAGCGATGTACTGCTGGATGCCTTTCGGGGCGGCCGAGCTGGCGTTTGGAGACATGTTGGTGAGAGTGTCGAGTGTTGAGAGACAAATCTTGTCTGAGTGATCTCTGCTGCTTCAAGAGATTACATATGAGATGGGATCAGGTTTTGCTCCCGGGGAGGCGAGATTCAGGGGTGACGTCGCCATTCTCCGGCGTTCCGTAGCGCGAGTGTCTTGACTCGAGCAAAACTGCCATTCACCGAGTTAGATACTGTGACTGACTGGCTTCAAAGCGCGCCGTTGAGCCGCCGTTCAAAGGCCGGGTGCCGTTAGTTTAAGCTTCTTTACCCCTGACCCCTTTCCCGAGACAGTGGGGCCGGTCGGCCCCGGCACGTCGGAAGTGGGACCCGGGATTGTGGGGCACCTCGGCCAGCCCCGCTGTCACACCACCGTCCACCTGTGCTTGTCacgccatcaacatcacctcACCGttttcccaacccaacatcaTGGAAGAGGGGAAGCACCAGTATCGGGTGTAGTGTTGCTCATCTGTCTATAAAACATCGGTTTTGCCACTTCAGTCAATACAGCTGTCTCTCCCATCATTGTTACAACAGATCTCTTCAATACTTCTTGCAGACAAGCCACATACATacccaccaccgcaacaCAGCCTAGGTGACTGTTACGTTTTCAGGTTCACTCGCAGCAAAAATGAACCATACCAACACCGCCAGCCATCAATCACCAAaacctcaacacccaccagaggagcaccatcaccatcaccactggTACCACCTCAGCCAGCAAGCTCTCCTATCAGGGCTGATGTGCATGTCATGGGGTGCACTTCCCCCTGATGCAGTCGAGTACCTTGCCAGTCCAAGTCATGCACCCGACTCGGAGTCCATTACTGGCGTTCATCATCACACCTTGTACCCTGTTTTGTCTCACGGTTCAGCGCATTCCGCATCGCGCTCAAAGTAGGGAAGGCAACGAATTTGATGATTAATGATTACGATTTTTGATACCCCAAAACTGTTAGTAAGCCCCAAGGCAAACATCTCATCCCTGCTTAGACTGACAGCCCAAGGATTGGAACTTTGCGTGGTCTTTTAGGCGAGAATTGGCCGAGGGATGCAATGAAGGAGATTTTCCGCAATTCGAGCAAGGGCTTCATGTTGCTCTTAAAGCTAGCCAATGCTACTTAATTTTGATCATTTCTGAGACCTGCTGCGTACCAGTGACAGCTACTCTCGCTTCGTCTGAGGCTGAGGAACAAATAGCCAAACGATTGCCGAGGCCGATATCAGGCCCACAAGGACAGGCTGCAATACCGAGACTCCAACGTGGGCGCCCAGTATGCCGGTGACGATCGGGAACAGAGAACCACCAAGCTGGGCAAAGACGAAGAGAAAGGGCAGTGCTGTAGATCTGATGTCGGGAGGGAAGAGCCGCGTGCCCACCCCAAGGGCCTGTTGGCGACTGTTAGCTAAAACCCCGATTCATGAAACCAGATTAGGCAGGTTGGGTACTGACAGTCGCAAAGAATGGCCCGAGAAAGAACCCCAAGAAGCTGATGGCGACCGAGGCAGCAATGATGTTGGGAACACTGTAACAAGTCTCGATTAGCCTCACTGCCCCACACAATATCTCCTGTCCTGCCACCATGTGATGATGCTTACAGCCAGAATACCAGCTGAAACGCTAGACAGAACAGGCAGTATATGAATATCATCCGCCGCTCGCCGAATTTGTGTGTTGGATCGGGCAGAAGGAGGCGACCCAAGAGACAACCGCCGCTGAACCCAGCTGGAACGTATCCCATCTGCCCCAAGTCGCCATCGCGGACATCCACGAGATATTCCACAACCCATCCACCAGCGGTGACGCAAACCCCGagatggaagaagaaaaacagaCTGATTACCCAAACGCTTCGCGTCGTGAGGGTCTCTTTGATGAGGGCCGAAGCGCTTTTCTCGGGAGCCACAGTACCGGGATCAAGAGCACGCACATGGGGTCGAAGGCAGAATGTATCCCGAAATGCCACCATGGCCAGTGCCAAGTTAGCAACACCCAAGCCCAGAGGTACGGTGTAAAACAAGTACCACTGCGAAGATCCGTCTCCGGAAGGCGATGACGCGATGGGGGAGGCAGCGAATGGCGCAACGAGACATCCTGCCATGTACATGGCATGGATAAAACCAAGCCAGCGGTGAACAGTCAGACCCTTCTCAGTGGCGACGTAGGTGTTTGCCTGTGTGTCCTGGAAAGCCTGTCCGATGCTGGCAAACcagaaggtggtgatgaacaAGCCAAACGGCGGCGTGGGCCATGCTCTCAGTGCATGGGCGACGACTTGGAAGGCAGCGCCTAAAACCATCATAGCTCCAAGATCAAGGCGATGATTGAGATGTGTGTTGGACAAGGCGGCGGATAACCAGCCCACGAAACTCGCCGCATATCTTGTCTGTGTCAACACGATGCCTATATGCCTATGTTGGTCGAATGAGCGAGAGCGTCGAACTTACAGGGCAGACACAATGGCAGTGGTTACACCATAGTCGCGGATGATGTGTGGTATCAAGGCACCGATGCTACCGTCGTTGACACCGGACACAAAAAACGAGAAAGCAGCGCTGGCGAGCTTCAAAAGAACTGACTTGGTGAGCCCTTGGGCCTGACCATCTTCAGAGGGGGGAGAATCGTCCACTTGGAAAGAAGCTCTTGCTGTGGATCGTGATGCATTCTCGGCATCGCTCGGAGGTTCAACTGTGTAGGTGGTTGTGGCTGCTTTGGACATGGCGGATATTCGTTATGTGTATCAATCTCCCGAGCCTTGATACCTGGCTTGAGGGACCTAGTCGTGGGCAAACGAAATCCTGACCGGACAGCATTTTATCAGTGTTCATGGAGGACAAGGGCCAAGGAGCGCATTTGTCAGGGTTGCCAACTTGGGATGATCCCCAGACCTCGTCGGTGTCATGCCTTCGTTTCCCCGCTGATTTGTGTGGGTTTTATGGCGGGGATCACTGGCTCAAACGTGCCGAAATGGCTAAACTTCGGTGGGCAGTGGGTGTCTCGCTTCAGTGGCATGGCTAAAAGTCGGAGACCTGCACCAACCACGGCCACTCTGCCGAGAGATCACGATCACAGAAGTGCTCCTTTTCCCGACCTTTTCCCGATTTACACGCTCCGTTGTTGCTCTTCTTGCTCAAATGGCGGAAATCAAGACCGAGATAATCAAGATAAAAGGGCGAGGTGCTGTCCTCACGAGAGAGATTGGATGAAATGTCCAAGTCCAGACACACCTCAAGCAACCACCATGACATCTCCCTCAGTCTACGACAACTTTGTCTGGCGCGAGATCAGCCCTGGCATTTGGCAGCGTGACGCcgacgaggccgaggtgTTCTACTCTTCTTTGGTCAAACAGTATGCAGGGAGCGGCCGCATGCACTTCGCTATCACTGGCCATGTGTCGTTGACTATCCCGGTTCTCGAAGGCCAGGATGCCACTGCGGTCGCGCCCAGATTCGACGCAGCTCTACAAGCCGCATGGCTGAGACTTCGACATCAACTTCCCAGCATCGGTGCCCAAGTTCACTTTGACAGCCATGAGCAGAAATGGAAGAAGACATACACGATTTTGCCCGATGACGGCGCCCGCGCCGCCTGGCTTGACAAGACGTTTCACTTCATTACAGACGGGCAGACTGGAGTGGAATGGGCCAATTCGGACCCTCCTGCTCCAGAGCTTGCGACATTGTTTGTCGTTGCCGTACCTACTTCTCCGAACTCAGGGGTCCGCCGTGACATCGTCCTTCGCTCCCCTCACGACATCATTGATGGCATTGGCACTCTACAACTTCTCAATGCCTTCGTTCATCACGCCTCACAGGCTTTGGGTGAGTGCTCAACCATGCAACTTGCCATCCTCGATGGCTCCGAAACAGCACGCCTGAGTCCACCTTATCGAGTGGCTGCCGCTGTTCCTCCAGTTCCCACTCCCGAGCAGAAAGCGAAACAAGCAGCACTACAAGAGGCCAACAACGCACCCCAAGATCTAGCAGTTGGGAGCATCGGCATTCCATATCGTCAAGGCGCTCCCTTACCTGGTAAACATCAACGAGTCGCTCATACCATTTCTGCCGATCGTGCCTCCTCACTGCTGGCGGCGCTCAAGGCTATTGGTGCGACGCCGACCCATGCGTTCCACGCTGCCATTGCCATGGTAGTCCGCGATCTCCATACCGAGAGCCTGTCGGCGCCGCCTGATGCTGGCGCCTTGGTCAAGTACATCAACTACATTCTCCGGAATGAGCGTCAAAGCTGTCAGCCGCCTTTCAACGGGCCTCATCATGCAGCAGCCGTTTATCACTCTGTTTCTGGGGCAAAGCTTGCTGTAACGATGCCGGCCACCGTCTTTGCCGATGCCAGCAAACGAGACGACGAATTTCTCGATATCTTGGCTCAAATTCGACAGTTCTACCACTCCGTGCGTGACGACAAAGACCACTTTGCTCTGGCGCCATACATCTGGACGGCGgccaccccttcccttccattGCCTCAATCCGAGAACGACAAGTGGGATATTCCGGTCCCGCCGCCCAATTCCAAGCCCTCTGTCTCCATTTCCAGCATGGGCGTCATCGACAAACTAATTGTTTCGCGCGTCGGTGAGGTAGAGGTTCACAACCCCTGGGTGACCGGTGAGGAGCTGGGCACTGGACTGGGGTTGTTTCTCGGGACATTTAGAGGAGAGATGGAGCTTAGTGCCGCGTTCAACGAAGCGTGGCATACAGCGGAAGAGGTCCACGGGTTTTTGGACAGGTGCGAGAGGATTGTTTTCGGTTGGGTTGATCGTAGGTAATGGAGGATGTGTGTCAATCGACGGTCCTTAATTTACACAAACCCTTTTTGACGGCCATTTGCGTGTCTGGGAGGCGATTTGTGACACATTGGGCAACTGGGCAGGGCTGTTAGGGCCTCAGGGGTAGCTACCCGTTAGCGATATGAATACCAAGTCCAACCTGCATTTGCAAGTCGCTTTGGCGGAGTGGTTAACGCGCGGCCCTGCTAAGGCCGTTTCTTCGGAAGCGTAGGTTCGAATCCTGCAGGCGACGTTCACTTTTTGCATTTCTTTTACAGCCTGATCATTATgtaattctttttttccccgcTTTCCAGGAGGAACTTAGGTTGACAAGGTCGGGACGTAGCACAATGCGGAAGCCTAACTCAACGACGAGTGACGATCAACGGAAACTTATAGTTGGGCATCAGCTCGCAATTCAACCTTTTtcgctcttttcttcctccatTGTCGATCTGATCACCATGCCTCTTGTGTTTCTCTGCGGGGAATGTTGAAGCGGCGTTGCACAAATGAGGTTCAAAGTGCGGCCCCCACATTCTTTGCAGCGCTCCAGACCACCAGACTTCCTTCTTTCACGTTTGCTGCAGTCAGCGGGCGGTGCAGGCAACAGTCACACCTTCTGGAAACCTTCCACCCCAGGGCACCTGGTACATTCTCAACATAAGGTAGAGCCCTACCAACATCATGGTCTCCGAGCACCGGCCGGGCAACTTATATATCACCCATTTACGAGACCCATAACAATGCTGCAATAGACAACAGCCCATTCTCCCACAGATCTTCCACCCCGCCTTTGTCTTGACCCCATGCCCCCCATTCAACCCCGCGGCGTCGGCCCTACCGAGTCCTTCGTCTTTCCCACAGGCACCGTCAAAGACAACCTTCGGACTTTTTTTCGAGCTTGCGAACTGGGCAGCACCAGATATGTCGAGAAATGTATCAAATCTCTTTCTCCTGCGGGCAGGGTGCCGCTCTTGAACTATAGCACCAGTTCAAAGAATCGTCTAAAAGCGCTGCACCTTGCGGCCCAGGCCGGCCATAACGATATTGTCCGGTTGTTACTCGAAGCGGGAGCACAGGTTGATGTGGCGGCTGAGGAGGGCGTGACACCTCTGGCCTGTGCAGCCGCCTCGGGACAGTCTGGGACTCTTCAGATTCTCCTGGAGCATGGGGCTGATCCGCATCGCCTCATGGAGGATGGGCTCACCATTATTTCTCATGCTGCCAGGTCAGACGTGGTGCGAGGACAGGCGGATACCATTGCCATGCTGATTGAACACGGAGTTGATCCCAATGCCATCGACGAGACGCCCAAAAAGTCAGCCCTGAACTGGGCCTGCAGTCAAGGCAATCTCGCTGTGGTGAAGATTCTTCTCGACCCAAACATTGGTGGCGTCAAGCCAGGTGAGATTCTCGGCGAGGACGGGTGGACAGCCCTTCACTTCGCTGCCCGATGTCAAGTGTTCGCCGGCAAGGACGTCACCCAGTACCTCATACGCGCAGGGATGGATCAGACAGTCGGAGACATCGACGGCTGGCTTCCTATCCACTACGCGGCTAAGTACGCCAACGTCGTCACCCTCGGCTACCTCATCCATCAAAAGCCCGGGCTTTCCCAACTCATCGAAATCAAAACTGATACCGGCGGCACCCCTCTTCATTGTGCCTGTGATGAAGGGGAGGCAATCAAGTGGCTTCTTCGACATGGCGCAGACGTCAATGCTCAAGACGATGAAGGCGACACGCCGCTGGGCTTGTCGTGCTATGACGGGATAGGCGATACTGTgaacctccttctccaggcCGGAGCGGACCCAAAGATTCAAAATGAGGAGAAGCGAACCGCGCTTCACTGGGCTGCAAGAGGCGGGGCGGTTAATGCCGGCCGGGGGCTGCTCAACAAGTGCCCGGCTATTTTACATATCAAGGACGAAAAGAACCTTTCTGCTATGCATCTAGCCATCAGGAAGTTTGAGCCAACTTTTGCTGAGATGCTCCTGGATGAGTTCTACCCGGAGTATGCAACAAATCTACACGGGGATTTGACGGCTGTGCATGAGCCTTCGGGAGAAACACCTTTGATATCGGCGGTGAAGAGGTTTCAGGTTGGAGTGGTGGAAAagttgttgaagttgggggCCGAGGCTGATGTCAAGGATAAGAGCGGGAAGACGCCGTTGGTGTATGCCAGTCGGGCAAGGAAGCATAGTGAGAAGTTGGTTGAAATGCTGCTGGATCATcaggcggcggagaaggctaaggaggcggcggagaaggagacggGGGGTGAGAAGATGCCGATGGAGTTGCAACATATGCTTCAGTTTTTGAAGAcggtgttggaggagcaggagagggagtgaTGTGGTCAGATTAAAGGGAAGTAAGGTTTCAAACATTTGCTCTGATCTGGAAATTAGAGTAGGTACTTGTTCTTACCCAGCCATGAGTGCCGTGTTGTTCTAATGTGTTATTTGTCTTAGGAATCGCGATGATATATCGGAATAGCCGTACCTTTACCTAACATTGTTCACATTCAATGTCACAGAAACAACACACCAGACACGATTAGCTACGACTAATAATTTCAAGGACTCTGACCGTCGCTTGATAACAAGTACCCCGTACCATAGGAAATTCTCTGCTGCGTTACAGTCGCTGCGGGCTAGTGACGTCATTGCGCTTGTGTCGGATATGGAGGTTCATCTAACATTGAGAACCTTTCAAAACCACGCCGGGCTAGCACATTTGGAAGCCAACAGGGACAATAAATGTTATGGTCATGACTACAGCTTATCCTCTACATTAGACCTGGATAACCGTGACATGTTCGCCATCAGAAAGGATAGTGTAGTGATGTCACCTAGGGTTAGGGCTCAGCGCGGTCATGCCTGTCTCATGTGAGCGGAGCTAGGTTGCTTTCCAGCCGAAATCCGAGCCCCTCTGTGGGTCGCCACTCGTCTCGATCTCGATCTTGCATTCCCAAAGACGTGTGCGCCGAAAATCCCATGGAAATCAATGCGAAAATCTTGGAACCGCAGCCATGGCAAAATATCCATGACCCTTTTAGGAGTAATCACCCTATCGCCCTAACAGACAACCATTGGGCTACGAGAGGCGCTGCTTCAAATGCGGCCGGAGAGAGCGAAGAGTTTGGGGGAGCAACAAGACTTGGACGCTAAGGTACGAGAACTTGGCACAGAAACATTCTGGTCTTGTCTGGCTTTCCGCCGCAACCAAGTTGACACCACTCAACCCGCCCGCCCTGGGCCTGGACTGGGGGTACAGAGTACAGGCACGCTCGCCAGCCTTTTTGGGTTGCGTCCGCCACCAGGAAATACCAGGTCTTTGATCCTTCCTCTGCAATCTGCAATCTTGCTTGCACCGTCTCCATCAAACTGAACGATGTAGGCAGAGCAAGACCCACTTGCCCTCTAGCCCTAGCATCCAACGCCCTAGAATGTCGGTTCATGGCCCCGAGCCACCGGTGCCGGCCGTTGTGGCAGCAAGTGACGCCGTCGAGGTGAAGAGCTCTGAGCGAGCCAGGCAGAGAGAGATCGCAGCGTACGTCGCCCACGCCCGCGCCCAACACCTTGATCTCACTCACCTAACTGTGACCCTCCTGTGTAGTTAcctcttggccgcctcgTTCCCTCCAGATCTCCCCGCCGCTTTCGCCGAAAAGGCCACGCTGAACTCGGATCCCATCCTCAATGGCCTCACTCAACTCGGCGCCCTGCGACTGGGCTGTGACAGAGCCTTTGTGTCTCTCATCGATAGAACATACCAATATGTCGTCTCGGAGATCACGCGATCACATTCGCTTTTTGACTTGATCTCCGACCCGGGAGACACCATCGCGATAGGTGTTTGCAAGCTGAGGAATTGCGATGGTGTGTGCCCGGCAACCATGAACGCGTTTATGGACGAGACAGGTGAATGGGTGAAAACAGGACCCGATGTCATTGCGAATAGAACGAGATATatcatcaa of Podospora pseudopauciseta strain CBS 411.78 chromosome 7 map unlocalized CBS411.78m_7, whole genome shotgun sequence contains these proteins:
- a CDS encoding uncharacterized protein (EggNog:ENOG503P3NP; COG:S); the protein is MAIRPPLQKVLSPCILEVERKFHSLAARHLTQNGGIPPFQSLRSLPLQTIRDTYYDKSNLLSSSGAWIRRRNGIWEAKIRKGGDFTNSRFEELNRVSDIAACVENITGIQAHEKEDFGLGIMADFVTTRETWIADEEFRIVRDNMDFGHEVGEVELQRVLDGEASEEEKMGEMERMDERIGEFMRRYGWAFRKGRPVGKLTAYFEMMGQKRS
- a CDS encoding uncharacterized protein (COG:F; EggNog:ENOG503Q16B), with product MVFPGGWTRLENLKQWQVPELAHFTHYFGSWRLSLLTDTSQFGPPKLILFFDCPEDLARERVVTRKLGRIGDTVEMFDKRYSEFRESNPPIVSHYARPEGRLITIDTSGATEESYQKLQAALGSSEEWAALTSEAPKFPVEWLREMTDDQAHS
- a CDS encoding uncharacterized protein (EggNog:ENOG503P0N2), coding for MIPRPRRCHAFVSPLICVGFMAGITGSNVPKWLNFGGQWVSRFSGMAKSRRPAPTTATLPRDHDHRSAPFPDLFPIYTLRCCSSCSNGGNQDRDNQDKRARCCPHERDWMKCPSPDTPQATTMTSPSVYDNFVWREISPGIWQRDADEAEVFYSSLVKQYAGSGRMHFAITGHVSLTIPVLEGQDATAVAPRFDAALQAAWLRLRHQLPSIGAQVHFDSHEQKWKKTYTILPDDGARAAWLDKTFHFITDGQTGVEWANSDPPAPELATLFVVAVPTSPNSGVRRDIVLRSPHDIIDGIGTLQLLNAFVHHASQALGECSTMQLAILDGSETARLSPPYRVAAAVPPVPTPEQKAKQAALQEANNAPQDLAVGSIGIPYRQGAPLPGKHQRVAHTISADRASSLLAALKAIGATPTHAFHAAIAMVVRDLHTESLSAPPDAGALVKYINYILRNERQSCQPPFNGPHHAAAVYHSVSGAKLAVTMPATVFADASKRDDEFLDILAQIRQFYHSVRDDKDHFALAPYIWTAATPSLPLPQSENDKWDIPVPPPNSKPSVSISSMGVIDKLIVSRVGEVEVHNPWVTGEELGTGLGLFLGTFRGEMELSAAFNEAWHTAEEVHGFLDRCERIVFGWVDRR
- a CDS encoding uncharacterized protein (COG:O; EggNog:ENOG503NWT6), yielding MGTIMWLLALFTIIFISLHHLHTRRNRGQIPVSVNYHFTRRCNYTCGFCFHTASTSYIEDPNRAKEGLRLLANAGMRKLNFAGGEPFLYPKFLGEMIDFCKQDLKLESVSIVTNGSLIREDFLRKHGKNLDILAVSCDSFDEATNIQIGRGTGTQVKKLCEIARWCEKYGVLFKINTVVNRLNYMEDMNERIGELKPFRWKCFQVLIVAGENDTEETLRNGHKFTISDGEFEGFCERHRGQPSLVPEPNSLMAKSYLILDEYLRFLDRTGKQPSRPILEVGVKKALESVFWDEGAFLERGGLYDWVKPEMKKSCGKGGREELDW
- a CDS encoding uncharacterized protein (COG:G; EggNog:ENOG503NYDJ), producing the protein MSKAATTTYTVEPPSDAENASRSTARASFQVDDSPPSEDGQAQGLTKSVLLKLASAAFSFFVSGVNDGSIGALIPHIIRDYGVTTAIVSALYAASFVGWLSAALSNTHLNHRLDLGAMMVLGAAFQVVAHALRAWPTPPFGLFITTFWFASIGQAFQDTQANTYVATEKGLTVHRWLGFIHAMYMAGCLVAPFAASPIASSPSGDGSSQWYLFYTVPLGLGVANLALAMVAFRDTFCLRPHVRALDPGTVAPEKSASALIKETLTTRSVWVISLFFFFHLGVCVTAGGWVVEYLVDVRDGDLGQMGYVPAGFSGGCLLGRLLLPDPTHKFGERRMIFIYCLFCLAFQLVFWLVPNIIAASVAISFLGFFLGPFFATALGVGTRLFPPDIRSTALPFLFVFAQLGGSLFPIVTGILGAHVGVSVLQPVLVGLISASAIVWLFVPQPQTKRE
- a CDS encoding uncharacterized protein (COG:C; EggNog:ENOG503NX7M): MSPNASSAAPKGIQQYIAARQGGPFQLINAPYPVPGPNEICIRNRAVGLNPLDWKNLHHGMMVDSWPEIFGIDTAGVVEVVGKNVQGFKAGDAVMSLAGHGGRAGAFQDVTTVPANYACRKPTAWTFEQAASVPICYLTAVASIIKGLGVPLPHLRELPNERIPNLDDLTSPMTPGATQPQIKPPLLTSVLVIGGSSGVGASAVQLLRDALPHLVIITTNSRAHNQKVTSLGATTCVDRNMKPDQIAKAVRDASPNGKGVDAMIDTVAGAMAGNKEIFGAFREDGPKLYSHVMTGEKLEVSEGVKAATVFGRMAFQTDGGGAAMTKLVDLVESGRFKMPLEIEVVGKGLGVIGAGLEKLRGGVSGTKLVVSL